In a single window of the Streptomyces sp. NBC_00353 genome:
- a CDS encoding pyridoxal phosphate-dependent decarboxylase family protein, with translation MPTPPLAGSTTGPDALRPLLDTVLTALHDGAHQRNGPIPAGGPPATTPRIRAATHPVIPDHGTGPHHALRTLITALAQGSADPAHPHCAAHLHTPPLALATAADLAASALNPSMDSWDQAPAASTLEADTTTALAHEIYPHHPHPDALITTGGTEANQLALLLARERHGPVQTICATNAHHSINRATWLLGLPEPLTIPAPTGVMDLTALEETLTRHHHQHLLVTATAGTTDTGRIDPLNDIADLCTTHGAELHIDAAYGGPLLFSPTHRTKLHGLHRAHSVTLDLHKLGWQPAPAGILAVPDHHHLQALHHQAAYLNADDDTEAGLPDLLGRSLRTTRRPDALKIAVTLQALGRTGLADLIDRTINTAHHLADLITHTPTLDLYERPTITTVLFRPTNTDDHTVATIRRTLLTNGQAVLGRAHTHNGLWLKATLLNPHTTPNDLQTLLDHVTHLTHDLKKGNTPR, from the coding sequence ATGCCCACCCCACCCCTCGCCGGATCCACCACCGGACCCGACGCCCTCCGCCCCCTCCTCGACACCGTCCTCACCGCACTCCACGACGGAGCCCACCAACGAAACGGCCCCATCCCCGCCGGCGGACCCCCAGCCACCACCCCCCGCATACGCGCCGCCACCCACCCCGTCATCCCCGACCACGGCACCGGCCCCCACCACGCCCTACGCACCCTCATCACCGCACTCGCCCAAGGCTCCGCAGACCCCGCACACCCCCACTGCGCAGCCCACCTCCACACCCCACCCCTCGCCCTCGCCACCGCAGCCGACCTCGCCGCCTCAGCCCTCAACCCCTCCATGGACTCCTGGGACCAAGCACCCGCCGCCTCAACCCTCGAAGCCGACACCACCACCGCACTCGCCCACGAGATCTACCCCCACCACCCCCACCCCGACGCCCTCATCACCACCGGCGGCACCGAAGCCAACCAACTCGCCCTCCTCCTCGCCCGCGAACGCCACGGCCCCGTACAGACCATCTGCGCCACCAACGCCCACCACAGCATCAACCGCGCCACCTGGCTCCTCGGCCTCCCCGAACCCCTCACCATCCCCGCCCCCACCGGCGTCATGGACCTCACCGCACTCGAAGAAACCCTCACCCGACACCACCACCAACACCTCCTCGTCACCGCCACCGCAGGCACCACCGACACCGGCCGGATCGACCCCCTGAACGACATCGCCGACCTCTGCACCACCCACGGCGCCGAACTCCACATCGACGCCGCCTACGGCGGCCCCCTCCTCTTCAGCCCCACCCACCGCACCAAACTCCACGGCCTCCACCGCGCCCACAGCGTCACCCTCGACCTCCACAAACTCGGCTGGCAACCCGCCCCCGCAGGCATCCTCGCCGTCCCCGACCACCACCACCTCCAAGCCCTCCACCACCAAGCCGCCTACCTCAACGCCGACGACGACACCGAAGCCGGCCTCCCCGACCTCCTCGGCCGCTCCCTGCGCACCACCCGCCGACCCGACGCCCTCAAAATCGCCGTCACCCTCCAAGCCCTCGGCCGCACCGGACTCGCCGACCTCATCGACCGCACCATCAACACCGCCCACCACCTCGCCGACCTCATCACCCACACCCCCACCCTCGACCTCTACGAACGCCCCACCATCACCACCGTCCTCTTCCGCCCCACCAACACCGACGACCACACCGTCGCCACCATCCGCCGCACCCTCCTCACCAACGGCCAAGCCGTCCTCGGCCGCGCCCACACCCACAACGGCCTCTGGCTCAAAGCCACCCTCCTCAACCCCCACACCACCCCCAACGACCTGCAAACCCTCCTCGACCACGTCACCCACCTCACCCACGACCTCAAGAAAGGCAACACACCCCGATGA
- a CDS encoding lysine N(6)-hydroxylase/L-ornithine N(5)-oxygenase family protein: MTDRPSPNPDQPHDLVGIGIGPFNLSLAALAHGIPGNPHPLAATFYEQRPAFHWHPGLLIDGASLQVPFLADLVTLADPASPWTFLNYLRSRDRLFPFYFAERFHIQRAEYDAYCRWVTDQLPGLHFSHQVDAVRWNPERQLFEVDFTQLDTHGEAEALGRAYTRHIALGIGTEPFIPDPLKPLADAETVPVIHSADYLHHRRQLLEAEHITVIGSGQSGAEIFLDLLRARPAGHEKLHWLARTHAFAPMEYSKLGLEHFTPDYSRYFHALPEHVRDELVPHQWQLHKGIDADTIAAIHDELYRRTLHGGWPDTTLTPGVHVRTAGRLANNRVELHLEHTQQGTRTRLTTDAVVLATGYRERPLDRILTGLAPHIRRDTGGRPRIDDHFRLELDPTVTGNVYVQNAERHTHGVGAPDLGLAAWRSATILNNLTDTNAYPLPQRTAFTTFGLTPQNTPKIPHQHPGLIPLVQGN, translated from the coding sequence ATGACCGACCGACCCAGCCCCAACCCCGACCAGCCACACGACCTCGTCGGCATCGGCATCGGCCCCTTCAACCTCTCCCTCGCCGCCCTCGCCCACGGCATCCCCGGCAACCCCCACCCCCTCGCCGCGACCTTTTACGAACAACGCCCCGCCTTCCACTGGCACCCCGGCCTCCTCATCGACGGCGCCAGCCTCCAAGTCCCCTTCCTCGCCGACCTCGTCACCCTCGCCGACCCCGCAAGCCCCTGGACCTTCCTCAACTACCTACGCAGCCGCGACCGCCTCTTCCCCTTCTACTTCGCCGAGCGCTTCCACATCCAACGAGCCGAATACGACGCCTACTGCCGCTGGGTCACCGACCAACTCCCAGGACTCCACTTCAGCCACCAGGTCGACGCCGTCCGCTGGAACCCCGAACGCCAACTCTTCGAAGTCGACTTCACCCAACTCGACACCCACGGCGAAGCCGAAGCCCTCGGCCGCGCCTACACCCGCCACATCGCCCTCGGCATCGGCACCGAACCCTTCATCCCCGACCCCCTCAAACCCCTCGCCGACGCCGAAACCGTCCCCGTCATCCACTCCGCCGACTACCTCCACCACCGCCGACAACTCCTCGAAGCCGAACACATCACCGTCATCGGCTCCGGCCAGTCAGGCGCCGAAATCTTCCTCGACCTCCTCCGCGCACGCCCCGCCGGACACGAAAAACTCCACTGGCTCGCCCGCACCCACGCCTTCGCCCCCATGGAGTACTCCAAACTCGGCCTCGAACACTTCACCCCCGACTACAGCCGCTACTTCCACGCACTCCCCGAACACGTACGCGACGAACTCGTCCCCCACCAATGGCAACTCCACAAAGGCATCGACGCCGACACCATCGCCGCCATCCACGACGAGCTCTACCGACGCACCCTCCACGGCGGCTGGCCCGACACCACCCTCACCCCCGGCGTCCACGTACGCACCGCCGGCCGTCTCGCCAACAATCGCGTCGAACTCCACCTCGAACACACCCAACAAGGCACCCGCACCCGCCTCACCACCGACGCAGTCGTCCTCGCCACCGGCTACCGCGAACGCCCCCTCGACCGCATCCTCACCGGCCTCGCCCCCCACATCCGCCGCGACACCGGCGGACGCCCCCGCATCGACGACCACTTCCGCCTCGAACTCGACCCCACCGTCACCGGCAACGTCTACGTACAGAACGCCGAACGCCACACCCACGGAGTCGGCGCCCCCGACCTCGGACTCGCCGCCTGGCGCAGCGCCACCATCCTCAACAACCTCACCGACACCAACGCCTACCCCCTCCCACAACGCACCGCCTTCACCACCTTCGGCCTCACCCCCCAGAACACCCCCAAAATCCCCCACCAGCACCCCGGCCTCATCCCCCTCGTACAGGGCAACTGA
- the pyk gene encoding pyruvate kinase, whose product MRRAKIVCTLGPATDTYDQIKALVEAGMDIARFNLSHGSYAEHEQRYRHVRKASDETGRSVGILADLQGPKIRLGRFREGPVLLERGDTFTITVEPTEGDRNTCGTTYEGLHTDVTTGERILVDDGRVTLEVTHVDGPRVHTTVIEGGMVSDNKGLNLPGVAVSVPALSDKDIEDLRWALRTGADIIALSFVRSGQDIDDVHRIMDEEGRRLPVIAKVEKPQAVENIDDIVAAFDGIMVARGDLGVEMPLEQVPIVQKRAIKLAKRNAKPVIVATQMLDSMIDNSRPTRAEASDVANAVIDGTDAVMLSGETSVGKYPIETVRTMSRIVEAAEEDILAKGLPPLTDRNKPRTQGGAVARAAAEMGDFLGAKFLVAFTQSGDTVKRLSRYRSPIPLLAFTPDPATRSQLNLTWGVETFLGPHVDSTDAMVAQVDEELLRIGRCEKGDVVVITAGSPPGVAGSTNLVRVHHIGEDDSPK is encoded by the coding sequence ATGCGCCGAGCAAAAATCGTCTGCACCCTGGGCCCCGCCACCGACACATACGACCAGATCAAGGCACTCGTCGAAGCCGGAATGGACATCGCCCGCTTCAACCTCAGCCACGGCTCCTACGCCGAACACGAACAGCGCTACCGCCACGTACGCAAAGCCTCCGACGAAACCGGACGCAGCGTCGGCATCCTCGCCGACCTTCAAGGCCCGAAGATCCGCCTCGGCCGCTTCCGCGAAGGCCCCGTACTCCTTGAACGCGGCGACACCTTCACCATCACCGTCGAACCCACCGAAGGCGACCGCAACACCTGCGGCACCACCTACGAAGGCCTCCACACCGACGTCACCACCGGCGAACGCATCCTCGTCGACGACGGCCGCGTCACCCTCGAAGTCACCCACGTCGACGGCCCCCGCGTCCACACCACCGTCATCGAAGGAGGCATGGTCTCCGACAACAAAGGCCTCAACCTCCCCGGCGTCGCCGTCTCCGTCCCCGCACTCTCCGACAAAGACATCGAAGACCTCCGCTGGGCCCTGCGCACCGGCGCCGACATCATCGCCCTCTCCTTCGTACGCAGCGGACAAGACATCGACGACGTCCACCGCATCATGGACGAAGAAGGCCGCCGCCTCCCCGTCATCGCCAAAGTCGAAAAACCCCAGGCCGTAGAGAACATCGACGACATCGTCGCCGCATTCGACGGCATCATGGTCGCCCGCGGCGACCTCGGCGTCGAAATGCCCCTCGAACAAGTCCCGATCGTCCAGAAGCGCGCCATCAAACTCGCCAAGCGCAACGCCAAACCGGTCATCGTCGCCACCCAGATGCTCGACTCGATGATCGACAACTCCCGGCCCACCCGCGCCGAAGCCTCCGACGTCGCCAACGCCGTCATCGACGGCACCGACGCGGTGATGCTCTCCGGCGAGACCAGCGTCGGCAAATACCCCATCGAAACGGTCCGCACGATGTCCCGCATCGTCGAAGCAGCCGAGGAAGACATCCTCGCCAAGGGCCTGCCCCCGCTCACCGACCGCAACAAGCCCCGCACCCAAGGCGGCGCGGTGGCCCGCGCAGCCGCCGAGATGGGCGACTTCCTCGGCGCGAAGTTCCTGGTCGCCTTCACCCAGAGCGGCGACACCGTCAAGCGACTCTCGCGCTACCGCTCACCCATCCCACTGCTGGCCTTCACCCCCGACCCGGCCACCCGCTCCCAACTGAACCTCACGTGGGGCGTCGAGACCTTCCTCGGCCCGCACGTCGACTCCACGGACGCGATGGTCGCCCAGGTCGACGAGGAACTCCTGCGGATCGGCCGCTGCGAGAAGGGCGACGTCGTGGTCATCACGGCCGGCTCTCCGCCCGGCGTCGCGGGATCGACGAACCTGGTACGCGTGCACCACATCGGCGAGGACGACAGCCCCAAGTAG
- a CDS encoding helix-turn-helix domain-containing protein, which yields MAQHNPSIRDEALALLRRGVTNRAVAEHLNVPRGTVGWRLHEDRKQRGVKYTQPTDCPICTGRDFDRIAYAYLLGLYLGDGHIISKPKQHHLSIFCGDAWPGLITEAEAAMRRVMPAPRTGRRQRSGCVEVKSFTRHWTCVFPQHGPGKKHERLIALEPWQQEIIDAHPWDFVRGLIHSDGCRNMNWTTRIVGGERKRYEYPRYWFTNVSDDIRQLYTDTLDKLGVEWKHCTRAGKKYNISVARRASVELMDAHVGPKH from the coding sequence ATGGCACAGCACAATCCTTCGATACGTGACGAAGCGCTCGCACTCTTGAGACGTGGCGTAACCAATCGGGCGGTTGCTGAACATCTCAATGTTCCCCGCGGAACCGTCGGCTGGCGGCTGCACGAGGATCGCAAGCAACGTGGGGTCAAGTACACGCAACCCACCGACTGCCCGATATGTACCGGCCGAGACTTCGACCGCATCGCGTACGCGTACCTCCTGGGGCTCTACCTCGGTGATGGGCACATCATCTCGAAGCCCAAGCAGCATCATTTGTCGATCTTCTGCGGCGACGCCTGGCCAGGGCTGATCACCGAAGCCGAGGCGGCCATGCGGCGGGTGATGCCTGCACCGCGGACGGGACGACGGCAACGCAGCGGCTGCGTCGAGGTCAAGTCCTTCACGAGGCACTGGACATGTGTCTTCCCACAGCACGGCCCGGGCAAGAAGCACGAACGACTCATCGCCCTCGAACCCTGGCAGCAAGAAATCATCGACGCGCACCCGTGGGACTTCGTCCGGGGCCTGATCCATTCCGACGGGTGTCGCAACATGAACTGGACCACCCGCATCGTCGGTGGTGAACGGAAGCGTTACGAGTACCCGAGGTACTGGTTCACCAACGTCTCGGACGACATCAGGCAGCTCTACACCGACACCCTCGACAAGCTGGGCGTCGAGTGGAAGCACTGCACGCGCGCGGGCAAGAAATACAACATCTCCGTCGCCCGACGGGCGTCCGTCGAGCTCATGGACGCTCACGTCGGGCCGAAGCACTGA
- a CDS encoding bifunctional metallophosphatase/5'-nucleotidase — protein MPLNRRTFLGTSAAAGAGVAMAGGVAVPAEAHGRGHGRPPKRYSFTVMGTTDLHGNVFNWDYFTDKEFDDKAHNDVGLAKISTLVDQVRAEKGRHNTLMIDAGDTIQGTQLSYYYAKIDPITAKRGPVHPMAQAMNTIGYDAAALGNHEFNYGIPVLRKFEEQCDFPLLGANALDAKTLRPAFAPYVIKRMRTPHGPDVKVAILGLTNPGIAIWDKANVSGKMVFPGLEEQAAKFVPRLRSMGADVVIVSAHSGTSGTSSYGDQVPYVENAAALVAEQVPGIDAILVGHAHLEIPEYFVENKETGKKVVLSEPLKWGQRLTLFDFDLVWEKGHWVVERAGSQVLNSNTVAEDPKITGLLADEHKKVVAYVNQVIGSSTVAMTTAEAAWKDEPIIDLINVVQAETVKAALAGGAYASLPVLSQASCFSRTAQIPAGDVTIKDAAGLYPFENTLEARLLTGAQIKDYLEFSARYYVQTAADVPVDTAKLTNADNTPDYNYDAVSGLTYDIDIAKPNGSRIVNLSFEGKAIDPAAQFVLAVNNYRASGGGNFPHVPGAKQLWANSEEIRNTIIAWVQAKGSVDGSQFASVDWRLTRDGKPVF, from the coding sequence ATGCCGCTGAACCGTAGGACGTTCCTGGGCACATCGGCTGCGGCCGGGGCCGGTGTGGCGATGGCTGGGGGTGTGGCTGTGCCTGCCGAGGCTCACGGTCGTGGTCATGGGCGTCCGCCGAAGCGGTATTCGTTCACGGTGATGGGTACGACCGATCTGCACGGGAATGTCTTCAACTGGGACTACTTCACGGACAAGGAGTTCGACGACAAGGCGCACAACGATGTGGGTCTGGCGAAGATCTCGACGCTGGTGGACCAGGTCCGTGCGGAGAAGGGCCGGCACAACACCCTGATGATCGATGCGGGTGACACGATCCAGGGCACGCAGCTGTCGTACTACTACGCGAAGATCGATCCGATCACGGCGAAGCGTGGTCCGGTGCATCCGATGGCGCAGGCGATGAACACGATCGGGTATGACGCGGCGGCGCTGGGCAACCATGAGTTCAACTACGGCATTCCGGTGCTGCGGAAGTTCGAGGAGCAGTGTGATTTCCCGCTGCTGGGTGCGAATGCGCTGGATGCGAAGACGTTGCGGCCTGCGTTCGCTCCGTATGTGATCAAGCGGATGCGTACGCCGCACGGTCCGGATGTGAAGGTGGCGATTCTGGGTCTGACGAATCCGGGGATCGCGATCTGGGACAAGGCGAATGTCAGCGGCAAGATGGTGTTCCCGGGGTTGGAGGAGCAGGCGGCGAAGTTTGTGCCGCGGCTTCGGTCCATGGGTGCGGATGTCGTGATCGTGTCGGCGCATTCGGGGACCAGTGGGACGTCGTCGTACGGTGATCAGGTTCCGTATGTGGAGAACGCGGCGGCTCTGGTGGCGGAGCAGGTGCCGGGCATCGATGCGATTCTGGTCGGTCATGCGCATCTGGAGATCCCCGAGTACTTCGTGGAGAACAAGGAGACGGGCAAGAAGGTGGTGCTCTCCGAGCCGTTGAAGTGGGGGCAGCGGTTGACGCTGTTCGACTTCGATCTGGTGTGGGAGAAGGGCCACTGGGTGGTGGAGCGTGCGGGTTCGCAGGTGTTGAACTCGAACACGGTGGCGGAGGACCCGAAGATCACGGGTCTGCTGGCCGACGAGCACAAGAAGGTCGTGGCGTACGTCAATCAGGTCATCGGTTCGTCGACGGTGGCGATGACGACGGCGGAGGCGGCGTGGAAGGACGAGCCGATCATTGATCTGATCAATGTGGTTCAGGCGGAGACGGTGAAGGCTGCGCTGGCTGGTGGTGCGTATGCGTCGCTTCCGGTGCTGTCGCAGGCGTCGTGTTTCTCGCGTACGGCGCAGATTCCTGCCGGTGATGTGACGATCAAGGATGCGGCGGGGTTGTATCCGTTCGAGAACACGCTTGAGGCCCGGTTGTTGACGGGTGCGCAGATCAAGGACTACCTGGAGTTCTCGGCGCGGTATTACGTGCAGACGGCGGCCGATGTTCCGGTGGATACGGCGAAGTTGACGAATGCGGACAACACGCCGGACTACAACTATGACGCGGTGTCGGGTCTGACGTATGACATCGACATTGCGAAGCCGAATGGTTCGCGGATTGTGAATCTGTCGTTCGAGGGCAAGGCGATCGATCCGGCGGCTCAGTTCGTGCTGGCGGTGAACAACTATCGGGCGAGCGGTGGCGGTAACTTCCCGCATGTGCCGGGTGCGAAGCAGTTGTGGGCGAATTCGGAGGAGATCCGCAACACGATCATTGCGTGGGTGCAGGCGAAGGGTTCGGTGGACGGTTCGCAGTTCGCTTCGGTGGACTGGCGGCTGACGCGGGATGGTAAGCCGGTGTTCTAG